One region of Cheilinus undulatus linkage group 4, ASM1832078v1, whole genome shotgun sequence genomic DNA includes:
- the sept3 gene encoding neuronal-specific septin-3 isoform X2 codes for MSDVVPPEVRPKPAVPAKPPNVGAPSPSSPFPPQGPGVGGGVSAPPPPSAIPVPIGSHGPRDVSRDVSSHSVGHGVGHGPGHGPGHGGAHTAVHNGGHSHGGSHSTGSGSTLLGYIGIDTIIEQMRKKTMKTGFDFNIMVVGHSGLGKSTLVNTLFKSQVSRKSAGWARDEKIPKTVEIKAVSHVLEEGGVKMKLTVVDTPGFGDQINNDNCWEPISKYINEQYEKFLKEEVNITRKKRIPDTRVHCCLYFIPPTGHSLRQLDVEFMKRLSHSVNIIPVIAKADTLTIEERQEFKQRVRKELEMGGIEFYPQKEFDEDMEDKSDNDKIREAMPFAVVGSDKEYQVNGKRVLGRKTPWGIVEVENSNHCEFALLRDFLIRSHLQDLKEVTHNIHYETYRAKRLNENGGLHPISSSDTQESNL; via the exons ATGTCAGACGTAGTTCCCCCAGAAGTGAGACCAAAACCAGCCGTCCCTGCTAAGCCACCGAATGTGGGGGCTCCATCCCCTTCCAGCCCATTCCCACCCCAGGGCCCAGGTGTTGGCGGAGGCGtttctgctcctcctcctccaagtGCCATCCCAGTGCCCATCGGGAGTCACGGCCCCAGAGATGTTAGCAGAGATGTCAGTAGTCACAGTGTGGGTCACGGTGTGGGGCATGGGCCAGGCCACGGGCCAGGCCATGGTGGGGCTCACACTGCTGTACACAATGGAGGTCACAGTCATGGCGGCTCCCACAGCACCGGCAGTGGATCCACACTGCTTGGATATATTGGCATTGACACCATCATTGAGCAGATGAGGAAGAAGACCATGAAGACTGGCTTTGACTTTAATATCATGGTTGTTG GTCACAGTGGTCTGGGAAAGTCAACTCTGGTGAACACCCTCTTCAAGTCCCAGGTGAGCAGGAAGAGCGCAGGATGGGCCCGTGATGAGAAGATCCCCAAAACTGTAGAGATCAAAGCAGTGTCCCATG tcCTTGAGGAGGGCGGCGTGAAAATGAAGTTAACAGTTGTCGACACTCCAGGGTTTGGAGATCAGATAAATAACGACAACTG CTGGGAACCCATCTCCAAGTACATCAATGAGCAATATGAAAAGTTTCTTAAGGAGGAGGTCAATATCACCAGAAAGAAGCGCATCCCAGACACCAGGGTGCACTGCTGCCTTTACTTCATTCCCCCAACTGGACACTC TCTCCGACAGCTGGATGTCGAGTTCATGAAGCGCTTGAGTCACTCAGTCAACATTATTCCTGTCATTGCTAAGGCAGACACTTTGACCATTGAGGAGAGACAAGAGTTCAAACAGCGG GTAAGGAAGGAGCTGGAGATGGGAGGGATTGAGTTTTACCCACAAAAAGAGTTTGATGAGGACATGGAGGATAAGAGCGACAATGACAAGATCAGA GAGGCCATGCCCTTTGCTGTGGTGGGCAGTGACAAAGAATATCAAGTGAATGGCAAACGAGTGCTTGGGAGGAAGACACCATGGGGAATTGTAGAAG TTGAAAATTCCAATCATTGTGAGTTTGCTCTGCTGAGGGACTTCCTGATCAg GTCTCACCTCCAGGATCTGAAGGAGGTCACCCATAATATTCACTATGAAACCTATCGTGCCAAGAGACTGAACGAGAATGGTGGTCTGCACCCCATATCCTCCAGTGACACCCAAGAAAGCAACCTGTAG